One Rattus rattus isolate New Zealand chromosome 12, Rrattus_CSIRO_v1, whole genome shotgun sequence genomic window carries:
- the Stmn4 gene encoding stathmin-4 isoform X5, protein MTLAAYKEKMKELPLVSLFCSCFLSDPLNKSSYKYEDTVDLNWCVISDMEVIELNKCTSGQSFEVILKPPSFDGVPEFNASLPRRRDPSLEEIQKKLEAAEERRKYQEAELLKHLAEKREHEREVIQKAIEENNNFIKMAKEKLAQKMESNKENREAHLAAMLERLQEKDKHAEEVRKNKELKEEASR, encoded by the exons ATGACCCTCGCAG CCTATAAGGAGAAGATGAAGGAACTCCCACTAGTGTCTCTGTTCTGCTCCTGTTTCCTGTCTGACCCCCTGAATAAATCATCCTACAAATATGAAG ATACGGTAGACCTGAACTGGTGTGTCATCTCTGATATGGAAGTCATCGAGCTGAATAAGTGTACCTCGGGTCAGTCCTTTGAAGTCATCCTGAAGCCACCTTCCTTTGACGGAGTGCCGGAGTTTAATGCCTCCCTCCCAAGACGTCGAGACCCATCGCTAGAAGAGATACAGAAGAAGCTAGAAGCAGCAGAGGAGCGAAGGAAG TACCAGGAAGCTGAGCTCCTAAAACACCTTGCAGAGAAACGAGAGCATGAGCGTGAGGTAATCCAGAAAGCTATCGAGGAAAACAACAACTTCATCAAGATGGCGAAAGAGAAGCTGGCCCAGAAGATGGAGTCCAATAAGGAGAACCGGGAGGCCCATCTGGCTGCCATGTTGGAGCGGCTGCAAGAGAAG gACAAGCACGCAGAGGAGGTGCGGAAAAacaaggagctgaaggaagaggCCTCCAGGTAA
- the Stmn4 gene encoding stathmin-4 isoform X4, with amino-acid sequence MTLAAYKEKMKELPLVSLFCSCFLSDPLNKSSYKYEADTVDLNWCVISDMEVIELNKCTSGQSFEVILKPPSFDGVPEFNASLPRRRDPSLEEIQKKLEAAEERRKYQEAELLKHLAEKREHEREVIQKAIEENNNFIKMAKEKLAQKMESNKENREAHLAAMLERLQEKDKHAEEVRKNKELKEEASR; translated from the exons ATGACCCTCGCAG CCTATAAGGAGAAGATGAAGGAACTCCCACTAGTGTCTCTGTTCTGCTCCTGTTTCCTGTCTGACCCCCTGAATAAATCATCCTACAAATATGAAG CAGATACGGTAGACCTGAACTGGTGTGTCATCTCTGATATGGAAGTCATCGAGCTGAATAAGTGTACCTCGGGTCAGTCCTTTGAAGTCATCCTGAAGCCACCTTCCTTTGACGGAGTGCCGGAGTTTAATGCCTCCCTCCCAAGACGTCGAGACCCATCGCTAGAAGAGATACAGAAGAAGCTAGAAGCAGCAGAGGAGCGAAGGAAG TACCAGGAAGCTGAGCTCCTAAAACACCTTGCAGAGAAACGAGAGCATGAGCGTGAGGTAATCCAGAAAGCTATCGAGGAAAACAACAACTTCATCAAGATGGCGAAAGAGAAGCTGGCCCAGAAGATGGAGTCCAATAAGGAGAACCGGGAGGCCCATCTGGCTGCCATGTTGGAGCGGCTGCAAGAGAAG gACAAGCACGCAGAGGAGGTGCGGAAAAacaaggagctgaaggaagaggCCTCCAGGTAA
- the Stmn4 gene encoding stathmin-4 isoform X2, translating into MTLAAYKEKMKELPLVSLFCSCFLSDPLNKSSYKYEGWCGRQCRRKGQSQRKGSADWRERREQDTVDLNWCVISDMEVIELNKCTSGQSFEVILKPPSFDGVPEFNASLPRRRDPSLEEIQKKLEAAEERRKYQEAELLKHLAEKREHEREVIQKAIEENNNFIKMAKEKLAQKMESNKENREAHLAAMLERLQEKDKHAEEVRKNKELKEEASR; encoded by the exons ATGACCCTCGCAG CCTATAAGGAGAAGATGAAGGAACTCCCACTAGTGTCTCTGTTCTGCTCCTGTTTCCTGTCTGACCCCCTGAATAAATCATCCTACAAATATGAAG GCTGGTGTGGGAGACAGTGTAGGAGGAAAGGTCAAAGCCAGCGGAAAGGCAGTGCTgactggagagaaagaagagaacagg ATACGGTAGACCTGAACTGGTGTGTCATCTCTGATATGGAAGTCATCGAGCTGAATAAGTGTACCTCGGGTCAGTCCTTTGAAGTCATCCTGAAGCCACCTTCCTTTGACGGAGTGCCGGAGTTTAATGCCTCCCTCCCAAGACGTCGAGACCCATCGCTAGAAGAGATACAGAAGAAGCTAGAAGCAGCAGAGGAGCGAAGGAAG TACCAGGAAGCTGAGCTCCTAAAACACCTTGCAGAGAAACGAGAGCATGAGCGTGAGGTAATCCAGAAAGCTATCGAGGAAAACAACAACTTCATCAAGATGGCGAAAGAGAAGCTGGCCCAGAAGATGGAGTCCAATAAGGAGAACCGGGAGGCCCATCTGGCTGCCATGTTGGAGCGGCTGCAAGAGAAG gACAAGCACGCAGAGGAGGTGCGGAAAAacaaggagctgaaggaagaggCCTCCAGGTAA
- the Stmn4 gene encoding stathmin-4 isoform X1, with amino-acid sequence MTLAAYKEKMKELPLVSLFCSCFLSDPLNKSSYKYEGWCGRQCRRKGQSQRKGSADWRERREQADTVDLNWCVISDMEVIELNKCTSGQSFEVILKPPSFDGVPEFNASLPRRRDPSLEEIQKKLEAAEERRKYQEAELLKHLAEKREHEREVIQKAIEENNNFIKMAKEKLAQKMESNKENREAHLAAMLERLQEKDKHAEEVRKNKELKEEASR; translated from the exons ATGACCCTCGCAG CCTATAAGGAGAAGATGAAGGAACTCCCACTAGTGTCTCTGTTCTGCTCCTGTTTCCTGTCTGACCCCCTGAATAAATCATCCTACAAATATGAAG GCTGGTGTGGGAGACAGTGTAGGAGGAAAGGTCAAAGCCAGCGGAAAGGCAGTGCTgactggagagaaagaagagaacagg CAGATACGGTAGACCTGAACTGGTGTGTCATCTCTGATATGGAAGTCATCGAGCTGAATAAGTGTACCTCGGGTCAGTCCTTTGAAGTCATCCTGAAGCCACCTTCCTTTGACGGAGTGCCGGAGTTTAATGCCTCCCTCCCAAGACGTCGAGACCCATCGCTAGAAGAGATACAGAAGAAGCTAGAAGCAGCAGAGGAGCGAAGGAAG TACCAGGAAGCTGAGCTCCTAAAACACCTTGCAGAGAAACGAGAGCATGAGCGTGAGGTAATCCAGAAAGCTATCGAGGAAAACAACAACTTCATCAAGATGGCGAAAGAGAAGCTGGCCCAGAAGATGGAGTCCAATAAGGAGAACCGGGAGGCCCATCTGGCTGCCATGTTGGAGCGGCTGCAAGAGAAG gACAAGCACGCAGAGGAGGTGCGGAAAAacaaggagctgaaggaagaggCCTCCAGGTAA
- the Stmn4 gene encoding stathmin-4 isoform X6: MTLAAYKEKMKELPLVSLFCSCFLSDPLNKSSYKYEADTVDLNWCVISDMEVIELNKCTSGQSFEVILKPPSFDGVPEFNASLPRRRDPSLEEIQKKLEAAEERRKYQEAELLKHLAEKREHEREVIQKAIEENNNFIKMAKEKLAQKMESNKENREAHLAAMLERLQEKEPPAAR; encoded by the exons ATGACCCTCGCAG CCTATAAGGAGAAGATGAAGGAACTCCCACTAGTGTCTCTGTTCTGCTCCTGTTTCCTGTCTGACCCCCTGAATAAATCATCCTACAAATATGAAG CAGATACGGTAGACCTGAACTGGTGTGTCATCTCTGATATGGAAGTCATCGAGCTGAATAAGTGTACCTCGGGTCAGTCCTTTGAAGTCATCCTGAAGCCACCTTCCTTTGACGGAGTGCCGGAGTTTAATGCCTCCCTCCCAAGACGTCGAGACCCATCGCTAGAAGAGATACAGAAGAAGCTAGAAGCAGCAGAGGAGCGAAGGAAG TACCAGGAAGCTGAGCTCCTAAAACACCTTGCAGAGAAACGAGAGCATGAGCGTGAGGTAATCCAGAAAGCTATCGAGGAAAACAACAACTTCATCAAGATGGCGAAAGAGAAGCTGGCCCAGAAGATGGAGTCCAATAAGGAGAACCGGGAGGCCCATCTGGCTGCCATGTTGGAGCGGCTGCAAGAGAAG GAGCCGCCTGCTGCGCGGTGA
- the Stmn4 gene encoding stathmin-4 isoform X3: MTLAAYKEKMKELPLVSLFCSCFLSDPLNKSSYKYEGWCGRQCRRKGQSQRKGSADWRERREQADTVDLNWCVISDMEVIELNKCTSGQSFEVILKPPSFDGVPEFNASLPRRRDPSLEEIQKKLEAAEERRKYQEAELLKHLAEKREHEREVIQKAIEENNNFIKMAKEKLAQKMESNKENREAHLAAMLERLQEKEPPAAR, from the exons ATGACCCTCGCAG CCTATAAGGAGAAGATGAAGGAACTCCCACTAGTGTCTCTGTTCTGCTCCTGTTTCCTGTCTGACCCCCTGAATAAATCATCCTACAAATATGAAG GCTGGTGTGGGAGACAGTGTAGGAGGAAAGGTCAAAGCCAGCGGAAAGGCAGTGCTgactggagagaaagaagagaacagg CAGATACGGTAGACCTGAACTGGTGTGTCATCTCTGATATGGAAGTCATCGAGCTGAATAAGTGTACCTCGGGTCAGTCCTTTGAAGTCATCCTGAAGCCACCTTCCTTTGACGGAGTGCCGGAGTTTAATGCCTCCCTCCCAAGACGTCGAGACCCATCGCTAGAAGAGATACAGAAGAAGCTAGAAGCAGCAGAGGAGCGAAGGAAG TACCAGGAAGCTGAGCTCCTAAAACACCTTGCAGAGAAACGAGAGCATGAGCGTGAGGTAATCCAGAAAGCTATCGAGGAAAACAACAACTTCATCAAGATGGCGAAAGAGAAGCTGGCCCAGAAGATGGAGTCCAATAAGGAGAACCGGGAGGCCCATCTGGCTGCCATGTTGGAGCGGCTGCAAGAGAAG GAGCCGCCTGCTGCGCGGTGA